The following coding sequences are from one Nicotiana tomentosiformis chromosome 3, ASM39032v3, whole genome shotgun sequence window:
- the LOC138908398 gene encoding uncharacterized protein, whose protein sequence is MSTVPAARQRVMGVRFRRCFKFQTSRSKEGEHNKIWLMNEYSVRDDFLRENNIPKEDIVVCRIKKNIRSKKNYGVNMEEQDVPKVIEAMLHETDEDYCTTVQPTTICQATDQHQVMDETQKMNEQNNNSSNINDCSNYQEEINWANDLLIGVDDFGDIIWYNAYYLLHGSNSLSLFMLIK, encoded by the exons ATGTCGACAGTACCAGCTGCACGCCAGCGTGTCATGGGTGTTCGGTTTAGAAGATGTTTCAAGTTTCAAACTAGTCGTAGTAAAGAAGGAGAGCACAATAAAATTTGGCTGATGAACGAATATTCCGTCCGGGATGATTTCTTAAGAGAAAACAATATTCCTAAGGAGGATATTGTTGTGTGCCGAATCAAGAAGAATATAAgatcaaagaaaaattatggggTAAATATGGAAGAACAAGATGTTCCAAAAGTAATCGAAGCTATGTTGCATGAAACGGATGAAGATTACTGCACAACAGTACAACCAACAACAATATGTCAAGCAACCGATCAACATCAAGTTATGGACGAGACTCAGAAGATGAACGAACAGAATAATAATAGCAGCAATATTAATGACTGCTCCAACTACCAAGAGGAGATCAATTGGGCTAATGATCTGCTCATAGGTGTAGACGATTTTGGAGATATAATCTG GTATAATGCTTACTATCTGTTGCATGGCAGTAATTCTTTGTCATTATTCATgctaattaaataa